From the Pseudoalteromonas tunicata genome, one window contains:
- the rplS gene encoding 50S ribosomal protein L19, producing MAKVNQNLIKVLEDEQLKSDVPAFGPGDTVNVKVRIKEGDKERLQAFEGVVIAKRNRGLHSSFTVRKISNGEGVERVFQTHSPLIDSVEVKRRGAVRRAKLYYLRERSGKSARIREKLN from the coding sequence AAAAGTAAACCAAAATTTGATCAAAGTGCTCGAAGATGAGCAACTTAAGAGTGACGTACCTGCGTTTGGCCCTGGTGACACGGTTAACGTAAAAGTACGTATTAAAGAAGGTGATAAAGAGCGTCTACAGGCGTTCGAAGGTGTGGTTATTGCTAAGCGTAACCGCGGTTTACACTCATCTTTCACAGTTCGTAAAATTTCGAACGGTGAAGGTGTTGAGCGTGTATTCCAAACACATAGCCCTTTAATCGATAGCGTAGAAGTTAAACGCCGTGGTGCGGTTCGCCGTGCTAAGCTTTACTACTTACGTGAGCGTTCTGGTAAATCTGCACGTATTCGTGAGAAACTTAACTAA
- the tyrA gene encoding bifunctional chorismate mutase/prephenate dehydrogenase has product MSSPLQIQLTELRDQIDQCDTQLVEMLARRNKLTEQVGQLKKEFGSPVYVPAREAQLITARREQANQYGVNPDLVEDILRRMMRESYQNQQAELACVAPDISPCVIVGGEGAMGRLFARQLSRSGIEVRILDKAQQADQQAILDGAKLVLISVPINAVVNVVAKLPKLAADCLLVDITSVKQKPLEAMLSHHQGEVLGLHPMFGPDIEHWVKQTIVVCQGRGGEKSTQLLNQLAIWGSQLVEMPADKHDEAMQIVQVMRHLTTFVYGQFLAKQPHSLDEIKLCSSPIYQLELMMVGRLFAQSPELYTDIMMAQFDNVAPLLTSYQETYQATLDKLKEGDKEGLMAAFSEAKTFFSDSAQHFLTQSKALLNKANDAKVLD; this is encoded by the coding sequence ATGTCATCACCCCTTCAAATACAACTGACTGAATTACGTGATCAAATCGATCAGTGTGATACACAATTAGTTGAAATGCTTGCGCGACGCAATAAATTAACAGAGCAGGTCGGTCAGTTAAAAAAAGAATTTGGTTCACCAGTTTATGTGCCTGCCCGTGAAGCCCAACTAATAACTGCGCGCAGAGAGCAAGCCAATCAATATGGTGTGAATCCTGATTTAGTTGAAGATATTTTACGTCGTATGATGCGAGAGTCGTATCAAAATCAGCAAGCCGAGCTCGCTTGTGTTGCCCCTGATATCTCACCTTGTGTCATCGTGGGTGGAGAAGGTGCGATGGGCAGATTATTTGCTCGCCAGCTTAGTCGCTCAGGCATTGAAGTGCGCATCTTAGACAAAGCACAACAAGCAGATCAGCAAGCCATTCTTGATGGTGCTAAGTTAGTGTTAATTTCTGTGCCAATTAATGCAGTAGTTAATGTAGTTGCAAAGCTCCCTAAACTAGCTGCGGATTGTTTGTTAGTTGATATTACCAGTGTGAAACAAAAACCGCTTGAAGCCATGCTCAGTCACCATCAAGGGGAAGTTTTAGGCTTACATCCAATGTTTGGCCCTGATATTGAACATTGGGTGAAACAAACGATTGTTGTATGCCAAGGACGCGGTGGCGAAAAAAGTACTCAATTACTCAACCAGCTTGCTATCTGGGGCAGTCAGTTAGTCGAAATGCCAGCAGACAAACATGATGAAGCAATGCAAATTGTGCAAGTGATGCGCCATCTAACCACTTTTGTTTATGGCCAATTTTTAGCAAAACAACCACATAGCCTTGATGAAATTAAACTGTGCTCATCACCAATATATCAGTTAGAGCTTATGATGGTTGGACGCTTATTTGCTCAGTCGCCAGAGCTTTATACCGACATTATGATGGCTCAATTTGATAATGTTGCACCTTTGCTAACATCTTACCAAGAGACTTATCAAGCTACGTTAGATAAGCTTAAAGAGGGTGATAAAGAGGGATTAATGGCTGCTTTTTCTGAAGCTAAAACGTTTTTCTCTGATTCGGCGCAGCACTTTTTAACTCAAAGCAAAGCGTTACTTAATAAAGCAAATGATGCCAAAGTGCTTGATTAA
- a CDS encoding ATP-binding cassette domain-containing protein: MQPVLKVQALSKEFIVRAGLFRTKKLQVLSDISFCLNAGETIAIIGETGSGKSTLAKILAGAERGDKGQILLEGEIIENAGHRTKNYCDIRLIFQDPTRSLNPSVPIGRTLHEILSLNTALDQAERQFKINTTLLKVGLLTEHQTYYPHMFSGGQLQRVALARALILDPKVVVLDEALSALDPSVRAQTMNLLLKLQKEINLSYVLITHHLSMVRHMSDHIIVMDHGQIVEAGLTEDVFNNPQSLITQRLINF, from the coding sequence ATGCAGCCGGTATTGAAGGTACAAGCCCTTAGCAAAGAATTTATTGTACGGGCTGGATTGTTTCGCACTAAAAAACTTCAGGTGTTATCGGATATTTCTTTTTGTTTAAATGCCGGAGAAACCATTGCCATCATTGGTGAAACAGGTTCAGGGAAAAGCACCTTAGCAAAAATTTTAGCCGGTGCAGAGCGTGGTGATAAAGGCCAGATTTTACTTGAAGGTGAAATAATAGAAAATGCAGGTCATAGAACAAAAAACTATTGTGACATTCGGCTTATTTTTCAAGATCCGACTCGTTCGCTCAATCCAAGTGTGCCAATAGGACGAACGCTGCATGAAATATTGTCACTTAATACTGCTTTAGACCAAGCAGAGCGGCAATTCAAAATAAATACCACGCTGTTAAAAGTGGGTTTATTAACCGAACATCAAACCTACTATCCACATATGTTTTCAGGCGGCCAATTACAGCGCGTCGCACTTGCGCGAGCATTAATTTTAGATCCAAAAGTTGTTGTGCTTGATGAAGCATTGTCAGCACTTGATCCATCAGTTCGTGCCCAAACTATGAATTTATTACTCAAATTACAAAAAGAAATAAATCTCAGTTATGTGCTGATCACCCATCATTTGAGTATGGTTCGTCATATGAGCGACCATATTATCGTGATGGATCATGGTCAGATTGTTGAGGCAGGCTTAACTGAAGACGTTTTTAATAATCCACAGTCTTTAATTACCCAGCGACTTATTAATTTTTAA
- a CDS encoding oligopeptide/dipeptide ABC transporter ATP-binding protein: MQLLDIRNLTIELETGGTIIRAVDKVNLSLKEGEVHALVGESGSGKSLIAKAIVGVLNERWKITADRMHWRGIDLMRLSPEKRRKIISQDIAMIYQEPSRCLDPTTKIFEQIEESIPSSDLTGFFWQKNAQRKKLARALLHKVGIREHKTILDSYPHELSEGICQKVMIAMAIARKPSLLIADEPTTALESTTRAQVFRLLKSLNLLKNMSILMISHELEELVSWTHCIHVLYCGQMVEAGPTKQIFEAPHHPYTQALLKSLPEYNIGLQHKGEIYALKGTIPTLHHLPIGCRLGPRCPQAQKACVMTPTLTKYHAHSYACHFPLIKDVS, encoded by the coding sequence ATGCAATTACTCGATATTCGTAATCTCACTATTGAACTAGAAACCGGTGGCACCATCATACGAGCGGTTGATAAAGTTAATCTCAGCCTAAAAGAAGGTGAAGTACATGCGCTAGTAGGTGAATCCGGTTCGGGAAAAAGCCTGATTGCGAAAGCAATTGTAGGGGTATTAAACGAGCGCTGGAAAATTACCGCCGATCGAATGCATTGGCGTGGCATTGATTTAATGCGATTGAGCCCAGAAAAACGCCGAAAAATTATTAGCCAAGATATTGCCATGATTTACCAAGAACCAAGTAGATGTCTTGACCCAACCACAAAAATTTTCGAACAAATAGAAGAAAGTATTCCTAGCTCTGATTTAACTGGCTTTTTTTGGCAAAAAAATGCTCAACGTAAAAAATTAGCCCGCGCGTTACTTCACAAAGTGGGTATTCGAGAACATAAGACTATTTTAGACAGTTACCCGCATGAACTTTCTGAGGGTATTTGCCAAAAAGTAATGATTGCAATGGCAATTGCTCGCAAACCAAGCCTATTGATAGCCGATGAACCAACAACGGCTCTTGAAAGCACCACGCGTGCGCAAGTTTTTCGATTACTCAAAAGTTTAAACTTACTAAAAAACATGTCGATTCTAATGATTTCTCATGAACTAGAAGAGCTAGTAAGCTGGACTCATTGCATTCATGTTTTGTACTGTGGGCAAATGGTCGAAGCAGGTCCTACAAAGCAAATTTTTGAAGCGCCTCATCACCCATACACACAAGCCTTACTAAAAAGTTTGCCTGAATATAATATTGGGCTACAACATAAAGGTGAAATTTACGCTCTTAAAGGCACTATCCCTACATTGCACCATTTACCAATAGGCTGTCGCTTAGGCCCACGCTGTCCACAAGCACAAAAAGCATGCGTAATGACCCCGACTTTAACCAAATATCATGCTCATAGTTACGCTTGTCATTTCCCGTTAATTAAGGATGTGAGTTAA
- a CDS encoding ABC transporter permease subunit: MAKFKLYDEEQNKSPIKQLWLSFKDNHIALVGLWLFLILAVLALLAPIISPYGINEQHGHALLLPPSWDDEGSVHFILGTDDLGRDMLSRLMNGATYTFGLSILAALITTIIGVFLGVLAGLTRGVRSSFLNHLLDVTLSIPSLLLAIIIVAILGPGLLNTVWAIILSLLPQYIHSVRNLVVQELNKDYITAQKLDGANKWQILTCGIFPNIYEQIVVIFTMSLSTAILDIAALGFLKLGAQPPTAEWGAILAQNLGLIYLAPWTVALPGILLFLAVLSTNLVGDGLRLALQKRRTV, encoded by the coding sequence ATGGCAAAGTTTAAACTGTATGATGAAGAGCAGAATAAATCGCCAATTAAACAGCTTTGGCTATCCTTTAAAGATAATCATATCGCGCTTGTTGGCTTATGGTTATTTTTGATTTTGGCGGTACTGGCCTTATTAGCGCCAATTATTTCGCCTTATGGCATCAATGAACAACATGGTCACGCGTTACTCCTTCCCCCCTCTTGGGATGATGAAGGAAGTGTGCATTTTATTCTGGGCACTGATGATTTAGGTCGAGATATGCTGTCACGCTTAATGAATGGCGCAACTTATACCTTTGGTTTGTCAATATTAGCAGCGCTTATAACCACAATTATTGGTGTATTTTTAGGAGTACTTGCAGGATTAACTCGTGGCGTTCGCTCAAGCTTTTTAAATCACTTACTTGATGTAACCTTGTCTATTCCATCGTTATTGCTCGCTATCATCATAGTGGCAATTTTAGGACCTGGTTTACTTAATACCGTGTGGGCTATTATTTTATCTTTATTACCACAATATATTCATTCTGTTCGTAATTTGGTTGTTCAAGAACTCAATAAAGATTACATCACCGCACAAAAGCTCGATGGGGCCAACAAATGGCAAATACTTACCTGTGGTATTTTTCCCAATATATATGAACAAATTGTCGTTATTTTTACTATGTCTTTATCAACAGCGATTTTGGATATTGCAGCTTTAGGCTTTTTGAAGCTTGGAGCACAACCTCCAACAGCTGAGTGGGGGGCTATTTTAGCGCAAAACTTAGGATTGATTTATTTAGCTCCTTGGACCGTCGCTTTGCCAGGTATTTTGCTTTTTCTTGCTGTTCTTTCAACTAATTTAGTTGGTGATGGCTTACGTTTAGCACTACAAAAACGGAGAACAGTGTAA
- a CDS encoding ABC transporter permease, with amino-acid sequence MLREYLLRRLTLLCFMTLLLSMFTFSLSYLFPGNALVNLSGLQNPTIDQTNDLIIKYRYNESYVVQYFAFVERIIHGDWGLSLASGEAVIKQIKSLFPATLELSVYALFVSVVVGVPAGIIAAAYHKKWPEKLINALTLMAYSTPVFWLALILIMVFCLQLGLLPMSGRLSLLYEIPEQTHFIIIDILLSNSPYTEQALLNALHHLTLPTLVLATYPTTVLVRFTRDSMLDVLEQNYIKTARAKGLTRPQLIYHHALRNALLPVIKQIGLQFSTLITLAMVTEVIFSWPGVGRWLIDSIYQRDYPAIQGGLLAVSMFIIIATIIADMLHTLFDPISRNQAHGKV; translated from the coding sequence ATGCTACGTGAATATTTACTACGCCGCTTAACCCTGCTGTGCTTTATGACTTTACTACTGAGCATGTTTACTTTTTCACTCAGTTATTTATTTCCAGGCAACGCCTTGGTTAATTTAAGTGGTTTGCAAAACCCAACCATAGACCAAACCAATGATCTGATTATTAAATACCGCTATAACGAAAGCTATGTAGTGCAGTATTTTGCGTTTGTAGAGCGTATTATTCATGGTGATTGGGGGCTTTCACTCGCCTCTGGTGAGGCGGTTATTAAACAAATCAAGTCGCTTTTTCCGGCAACGTTAGAATTATCAGTGTACGCATTATTTGTCTCTGTGGTAGTAGGTGTGCCAGCAGGAATTATCGCAGCCGCTTACCATAAAAAATGGCCCGAAAAATTAATCAATGCCCTTACTTTGATGGCTTATTCTACTCCTGTGTTTTGGCTGGCTTTGATTTTAATTATGGTTTTTTGCTTACAGCTAGGCTTATTACCCATGTCGGGCAGGCTAAGCTTATTGTATGAAATTCCTGAACAAACTCATTTTATAATTATTGATATTTTACTCTCTAACAGCCCTTATACTGAACAAGCGTTATTAAATGCACTGCACCATTTAACACTCCCAACCTTAGTGCTAGCTACATATCCAACTACGGTGCTCGTTCGTTTCACTCGCGACTCTATGCTTGATGTACTAGAACAAAATTACATTAAAACCGCTCGCGCCAAAGGCCTAACCCGACCACAACTTATTTATCATCATGCACTACGAAATGCCTTATTACCGGTTATCAAACAAATTGGTTTGCAATTTAGCACCCTGATAACCTTAGCAATGGTGACCGAAGTTATTTTCTCCTGGCCTGGGGTTGGTCGGTGGTTAATTGATAGTATTTACCAACGCGATTACCCAGCCATTCAAGGTGGGTTACTCGCTGTGTCCATGTTCATCATCATTGCCACTATTATTGCTGATATGTTGCACACTCTTTTTGACCCAATTAGCCGGAATCAAGCTCATGGCAAAGTTTAA
- a CDS encoding ABC transporter substrate-binding protein produces the protein MFFSLFVLNGCNENDFNKDIKGLVYCSEANPVSFNPQVTTTGSTIDIIANQLYDRLINIDPNTGEFTPALATSWKITDKGKKITFRLRKDVQFHHTDYFTPTRNFNADDVIFTFGRLFDVYNPFHFVGNAQSPYPYFRSIGLDQLIKSIHKDNEHQVTFELFNANSSFLANIATDFAALLSAEYAAKLIEKEDLEAIDKLPVGTGPYFFKEYKRDILVRYYKNPDYWHHQVNLDQLVFDITPNATTRIAKMMTHECDVTAHPNATQLSILAQRSDIKVQQETYLNIGYWAFNTQKPPFDNPNVRRALAHAIDIDKIMDSVFLGTGKRAQSLLPPTSWAYQAQANFPSYNPELAKRLLDQAGLSDGFRMEIWAAPVARIYNPNARKMAELMQSDLKKVGITVKIVEYEWNTFLSKLEAHQHDSVLIGWAADSPDPDNFFSPILSCAAAMSGKNQANWCNSEFDLLLTQALDTTDIEKRKHFYFQAQQILIQQLPLLPLSHGMRFQATTDQVSGIELKPFGGVSLANARVN, from the coding sequence TTGTTTTTTTCATTATTTGTTTTAAATGGCTGTAATGAAAATGATTTTAATAAAGATATTAAAGGGTTAGTTTATTGTTCTGAAGCAAACCCTGTCAGTTTTAACCCTCAAGTCACCACAACCGGCTCTACTATCGATATTATTGCCAATCAGCTGTACGACCGACTTATCAATATCGACCCCAACACAGGCGAATTTACTCCCGCACTTGCAACAAGTTGGAAGATCACAGATAAAGGCAAAAAAATTACCTTTCGACTAAGAAAAGATGTGCAATTCCATCATACGGACTACTTTACCCCCACTCGAAATTTTAATGCTGATGATGTAATTTTTACCTTTGGTCGTTTATTTGATGTATATAATCCTTTTCACTTTGTTGGAAATGCTCAATCACCCTACCCTTATTTTCGCAGTATCGGTTTAGATCAATTAATCAAATCCATTCATAAAGACAATGAACACCAGGTTACCTTTGAATTGTTTAATGCCAATAGCAGCTTTTTAGCTAATATTGCGACTGATTTTGCAGCATTACTGTCGGCAGAATACGCGGCTAAACTTATTGAAAAAGAGGATTTAGAAGCAATTGATAAATTGCCAGTAGGCACTGGACCGTATTTTTTTAAAGAATACAAACGCGATATCTTAGTTCGGTATTATAAAAACCCCGACTATTGGCACCATCAGGTTAATCTTGACCAATTAGTATTTGATATTACACCCAATGCGACCACTCGAATTGCCAAAATGATGACTCACGAATGTGATGTGACAGCTCATCCAAATGCCACCCAATTATCGATATTAGCTCAACGTAGCGACATTAAAGTACAGCAAGAAACCTATTTAAATATCGGCTATTGGGCATTTAACACCCAAAAACCACCATTTGACAATCCAAACGTACGCCGAGCGCTCGCCCATGCTATCGATATCGATAAGATTATGGATTCAGTATTTTTAGGCACTGGCAAACGCGCCCAATCTTTGTTACCTCCAACTTCATGGGCATACCAAGCACAGGCTAACTTCCCAAGTTATAACCCTGAACTTGCAAAACGCTTACTCGATCAGGCTGGCCTAAGTGACGGTTTTAGAATGGAAATATGGGCCGCACCTGTGGCTCGAATTTATAATCCTAATGCTCGCAAAATGGCTGAGTTGATGCAAAGTGATTTAAAAAAAGTGGGTATCACAGTGAAAATTGTTGAATACGAATGGAATACTTTTTTAAGTAAACTAGAAGCACATCAACACGATAGCGTTCTGATTGGCTGGGCAGCAGATTCTCCCGACCCGGATAATTTCTTTAGCCCAATCTTAAGCTGTGCCGCAGCTATGAGTGGTAAAAACCAAGCTAACTGGTGTAATTCTGAATTTGATTTATTACTCACTCAAGCCCTAGATACAACCGATATCGAAAAACGCAAACACTTTTATTTTCAAGCGCAACAAATATTAATTCAACAGTTACCATTGTTACCGCTAAGTCATGGCATGCGTTTTCAAGCAACAACAGATCAAGTCAGTGGTATCGAACTTAAACCTTTTGGTGGTGTATCGTTAGCCAATGCGAGGGTTAATTAA
- the pspF gene encoding phage shock protein operon transcriptional activator, producing MSRFNQQDNLLGQSNSFLEVLDQVSQLAPLNKPVLIIGERGTGKELIAARLHYLSSRWDQSYITLNCAALNENLLESELFGHESGAFTGASKRHEGRFERADGGTLFLDELANTSGLVQEKLLRVIEYGEFERVGGKATVKTNTRLICATNEDLPALADFGEFRHDLLDRLAFDVITIPPLRERQDDILQLAEHFAINMARDLEWELFSGFTKAAQETLLNYSWPGNIRELKNVVERSVYRNASAHIAVHNIILDPFASPYRPKHRIKTQDRIVPVVNQSEVVTQVLPQAMHEMAAAPRNSFSFPCDLKELSNNYEINLINEALKFSQFNQKKTAQMLGLTYHQLRGYLKKYNLLDSQPNQEA from the coding sequence ATGAGCCGATTTAACCAACAAGATAATTTATTAGGCCAATCAAACAGCTTTTTAGAAGTACTTGATCAAGTCTCACAATTGGCACCATTAAATAAACCTGTGTTGATTATTGGTGAACGTGGTACAGGTAAAGAGCTCATTGCAGCGCGCCTTCATTACCTCTCTAGCCGATGGGATCAAAGCTATATTACTCTCAACTGCGCAGCACTAAATGAAAATTTACTCGAAAGCGAGTTATTCGGTCACGAATCGGGCGCATTCACCGGCGCGAGTAAACGTCATGAAGGCCGATTTGAACGCGCCGATGGCGGCACCTTATTTTTAGATGAACTCGCCAATACTTCAGGTCTAGTGCAAGAAAAACTATTACGCGTCATTGAGTATGGTGAATTTGAGCGTGTAGGTGGTAAAGCGACAGTCAAAACCAATACACGTTTAATCTGCGCAACTAATGAAGATTTACCCGCTCTAGCCGATTTTGGTGAGTTTCGCCATGATTTACTCGACCGCCTTGCGTTTGATGTGATTACAATTCCACCACTGCGTGAGCGCCAAGACGATATTTTGCAACTTGCTGAGCATTTTGCCATTAATATGGCACGTGATTTAGAGTGGGAATTATTTAGCGGCTTTACCAAAGCAGCCCAAGAAACATTACTGAATTACAGTTGGCCGGGTAATATTCGTGAATTAAAAAATGTAGTTGAGCGCAGCGTTTATCGTAATGCCAGTGCTCACATTGCCGTACATAATATTATTTTAGATCCCTTTGCCAGCCCTTACCGCCCTAAACATCGGATCAAAACACAAGATCGTATTGTCCCTGTGGTTAATCAATCTGAAGTTGTAACACAGGTTTTACCTCAAGCGATGCACGAAATGGCGGCTGCGCCACGCAATTCATTTAGTTTTCCTTGCGATTTAAAAGAATTATCCAATAACTATGAAATTAATTTAATTAATGAAGCACTTAAATTTAGTCAATTTAATCAAAAGAAGACTGCACAAATGCTTGGCTTGACGTATCATCAACTCAGGGGATACCTCAAAAAATATAATTTACTAGATAGTCAGCCAAATCAAGAGGCCTAA
- the pspA gene encoding phage shock protein PspA translates to MGIFSRFADIVNSNINAILDKAEDPEKMVRLIIQEMEDTLVEVRSTSARTLAEKKELSRRVEQLNQEVIDWQQKAELALTKDREDLARAALVEKKKVSDAAFAVEKELAHVDEHITKLQHEVGQLQDKLADAKSRQKAIILRQRSAESRLEVKKALDTSKVDDALTRFERYEQKIDGLESQVEAYDLGKKSLADEIAQLQASEGVSDELAQLKAKMANKTK, encoded by the coding sequence ATGGGAATTTTTTCACGTTTTGCAGATATTGTTAATTCTAATATCAACGCCATCTTAGACAAAGCAGAAGATCCAGAAAAAATGGTTCGTCTGATTATCCAAGAAATGGAAGATACGCTGGTTGAAGTACGTTCAACATCAGCAAGAACATTAGCAGAAAAAAAGGAATTAAGTCGTCGTGTTGAACAGCTCAATCAAGAAGTAATTGATTGGCAACAAAAAGCAGAGCTTGCTTTGACTAAAGATCGCGAAGATTTAGCAAGAGCAGCTTTAGTTGAGAAAAAGAAAGTGTCAGATGCTGCGTTTGCTGTTGAAAAAGAACTCGCGCATGTTGATGAGCACATTACTAAATTGCAACATGAAGTAGGCCAGTTACAAGATAAATTAGCCGATGCAAAATCGCGTCAAAAAGCAATTATCTTACGCCAACGCTCAGCTGAATCACGTTTAGAAGTTAAAAAAGCATTAGATACATCAAAAGTAGATGATGCACTGACTCGTTTTGAACGTTATGAGCAAAAAATTGATGGTCTTGAGTCACAAGTTGAAGCGTATGATTTAGGCAAAAAATCATTAGCGGATGAAATTGCGCAACTACAAGCTTCTGAAGGTGTTTCTGATGAACTTGCACAATTAAAAGCTAAAATGGCCAATAAAACTAAGTAA
- the pspB gene encoding envelope stress response membrane protein PspB, which translates to MNEFEFVMVPMIMFMIFVAPLWLILHYRSKKQVSQGLSEHEHRQLVDLADKAEKMAERINTLESLLDAEAPQWRNKG; encoded by the coding sequence ATGAACGAATTTGAATTTGTAATGGTACCTATGATCATGTTCATGATTTTTGTTGCGCCATTGTGGTTAATTTTACACTATCGCAGTAAAAAGCAAGTGAGCCAAGGTTTAAGTGAACATGAGCATCGTCAGCTAGTTGATTTAGCTGATAAAGCAGAGAAAATGGCTGAACGTATTAATACCCTTGAATCATTACTTGATGCCGAGGCACCGCAGTGGAGGAATAAAGGATGA
- the pspC gene encoding envelope stress response membrane protein PspC, with protein MSSQKRELYRDPSKGKIAGVCAGLSEYFSMELWLVRIIFISAVLLTGGPFFVVAYVAAWFILDKKPGTDSAIKTSSRVDERPVEVKFKVWQAGEPPRRALQDLKEQLSRIDSRIQNMERYVTSAEFTVSHEINKL; from the coding sequence ATGAGCTCACAAAAACGTGAATTGTACCGCGACCCCAGCAAAGGAAAAATAGCCGGTGTTTGTGCAGGCCTCAGTGAATATTTCTCAATGGAGTTGTGGTTAGTAAGGATTATCTTTATTTCTGCGGTATTACTAACAGGTGGGCCATTTTTTGTCGTTGCTTATGTCGCCGCTTGGTTTATCTTAGATAAAAAGCCAGGCACAGATAGCGCTATTAAAACGAGTTCTCGCGTTGATGAGCGCCCAGTAGAGGTTAAATTTAAAGTTTGGCAAGCAGGAGAGCCGCCGCGTCGCGCATTGCAAGACTTAAAAGAGCAGCTTAGTCGTATTGACTCACGCATTCAAAATATGGAACGTTATGTTACCTCTGCCGAATTTACCGTTAGCCATGAAATTAATAAATTATAG